Genomic DNA from Danio rerio strain Tuebingen ecotype United States chromosome 5, GRCz12tu, whole genome shotgun sequence:
CATATTACATCTATGAAGCTAAGCATAGATATTAATATATGTAATTGCAATGCCTTTATTTTAGTGAGTTAAGTACACATAACACATCATTTCTGCATAACTGACCTTTGTCAGACAGACTGCCTTGATCAGAGGAGCACAGataaactactgtatttatttccccaattgaTCGCCATtctgcaattagttttttttaatgcctGGGGTCATAATTCATTTTGCATATTAAACAAACACCTGAATAACCACCAGAGGTGATCATTTACATTATATTGTGATAAACACAAAATCAACTGTACAAAATCTAACCCAGGTACATGTCTGATCATTTCTTTTGtgtaatttctgttttaatttctgttgcAGGCAGAGTCTGTGTATGTGGACACTCACTATTTGACCCTTTCTTCAGTTTCTCTTGTCTGTCCTCCACAAGCAGAGACTCACTGATAGACAGCTGTTACCCATTCTAGGCCTGACACATCCAAACACGACCACACCGCAAGTGTATCCTTTACAGGTATGCAagttttccaaataaaataaatcgcaTTGTCCTCAAAGGTGTAGTTACCTTAACCAAAGTCCTCAGTTATGGgaaaaaaattgtaatacttATTATCCTCCTTCTTCTTTCCTCATCTACCTCttcttaaaaaaatgacaatcagattatttcttaaaatttCTACTTCATTAAATATCCGTTTATTGCTTTGGCAGAACAATATTGAAGCAAACATATGCAAGTAAGCTCATCAACTATTAATAACCTGTCtcaatttcttttctttctgtcTCTACAGCTAAAGAAACACACTACAATCAACAATGGCGGTCCAGTTAAGAGTAATTTTAGAAGAACACAACATTCAAAAATTGAAACTTCCAACAGGAATTCCAAATACATTGGAAGATCTTGTTTCCATAATTACTGCAACTTTCCAATTGCATGGGGAAATTGGACTACTATACCAAGACAGTAACTTTGACAATCAGTTTTTCAGTGTCACCTCAACTGCTGACTTGCATGACAAGGCCACTGTTAAAGTGATCCTAAAAGAGCCGACAATCACCCTTGACCTACACCCAGTATTTGAATCATCTACATTGAGTACAGTGAGCACCCATCCTGCTAGTACTGCTGAAACGGACATCTGCCCTGCAGATCATGATGCATCCTCAGAGGTGTCAAACTGCGAATCTTCAAGTTCCAGTGATACCATTATTCTTCCTGATTCATGTCGCTCTGCTGCATGGCCAGTGCCATTCCAAGTACCAGAGTTTTCCAGAGACATAGAACTAATCCTTGCAGAGGCAAACAACTCGTATCATGCCACTGGAAGACACTTCATGGATGCCAGTATTAAATCAGCAATAATGCAAGAGcttgcaaaagtaattttttcatACACCGCTTACCCAACCAATGAGCAGATCCTCTCAGTAGCTGAAGCCTTGGTTTCTAAGTTTCCATGTCTTAGGGAGCCAGGTTCATTTGCGGGATTATATGGCTGGCAGCAGCGCATAAAAAACAAGATGCACAATTACCGTGCCAAGCTAAGATCTCGAAAATATTCTTACCCGGAAATTGAAATCAACACCTTAAAAAGGAAGCATCCCGCTGATGTAGggtctttaaaaaatataaaaaaggccAAAAAAGCAGAGGTTAATTACCTCCCTCCACACCCTACTGGTGAAAGCCAAGAGACACTGGAGAAAGAGAGACTTGAATTAATTTGTGAaattacaaagaaaaacaatgcaaagaTAATTGcagataaaatgaataaaaccttCTCTAGCCGAAGAATTGAAGTGGTCAGCCTCAGCCCCTCTGTTGATGTGTTTAAAGAAAGGTGGCCAGCATTATTCACTGAGGCTCAGGtgagaatttttctttttttcccccccacTAAGATACTTTCATGTGATTACTATGAGATCTGGTCTGTCATTTAACATataatttttgttctttttacttCCTAGATCAAGGAGGAGTTCAGACGCATCACAACGGTTTCCTTGGAGGAGACATTCCTGCGGAAGCTTGATGAGTACACACCTGGTCTTTTGCGGCTAATGCGTGCCAAAGGAGGGGCAGCTGGTTGCAAGATGCGTCCTCTGCTGGACAGTTtaaatgtatgttattttattttttcacagatatataattattaatatgagggaattaaaagttaaattatttgtaaaCAATTGCTTTGTTGTGTTAAGTTGAGCTCCTTACCAACCTAAACTAACTTTTAACATCAGTGTGTGAATTCAGTCTTATCCATCTATTTTCTTTGCTGCTTTATCCGGGTCAAGAGAAGCTTAAGCTAACCCAGCATTTATCAGGCGAAGGGGCAGGGTTCTCCCTGGACAGGTCGCCAGTCTATTGCAGGGCCGGAATTCAGTCTTAGTACATGCAAATAACCCCCCACTCTGCTAAATTGTATCTCCCTACAGACACAGAACATTGAGGAAAAAAGAGATGCTGTTGTCTGCTGCCTCATTAACTACCTCGGTGAAAGACAAGAAGATCTTTTCCATGAATGGCAGGTATGTCATATGGATAACATATTCTTGATTAACTCAAGGGATCCTCCTCTTATATCTCCCTTTTCCTTTTGTCTTCTACTCCCTTCTGCTCTCCTTTAGATAAACTGAAATATATTGAAAGAGCATCTTGAAATAAAATTGTgtgtgctttttgtttgtttctttttaacaCTTAGGAATGTGAGGAGTACACAGACAAAACAATGAAGGTGATTGTGAAGCACAATGTCATGGCTGAGGAGGACGATTTGTCTATTGTGATCGAGGGAAACCAAGTGATGGAAGGATGTGGAAGCCGAACAAAGGCATGCATACTGCTGATGGGACTCATATATGCAATCAACATTGAATATCCAAAGGAGCTGAAGAACACATTTGAAgcttttcaaaaactttttttggaAATTGATGGGGCAAAACTTCTGAAGAAAGTCCACAGCCTCAAAAATAAGCTTATGCAGTAGACATTTCTCTCCTTGTTTAAAGGGGATTCTTTGTTTGGACATACCTTGATGGAGTTGTAATGGactgttttatatttttcttctctTCCCTCATTTGCTCCACATACAGACACAGACCCATCCACTGTTTCTCAGCCCTCTCCATTGCTCTGTGTTTtcccccatattgacagaaaaggAATACTAATAGATAGTGGCCTGAACAATTTTGATCTCACCTACCCTCTTCcccatttgtttgcttttttcatTCTGATCCTATCTGCGAGAGTGAAagtaaggacaaaaaaaaaaaaaatattatggtattttgtttttcttttatctttttttatatttaatactgtACATGCACAGAAAAACGAggttgtgtgtgtggttttgccttttaaaatataataagtgGCCTCTGAAAGAGTTGTATGCGAGTAGCCAATTATTCAGAAACAACATTTGAAAATTATCTTAGTGAGCTATAAAAcaggtttatttgttcattattgtGTGAAGCTGTTGCACTTTATTTAGCACTTTATTCTGTGTTTTTAGATACAAGAAAATCTTGATGTGATTGATCATTCAGCACTGCTCTGATTTCCtcacttcttttttattttcctttttttgctcCCCTCTCTCCtcacttttcttttcttctctGATCTAGATGTGTTTTATTATCCAACATTATTGAAACAACATTTGAAACTGttgtcttaatgagttataaaacaggtttatttgttcattgttgtGTGAAGCTGTTATACTTTATTTAGCACTTTATTCTGTGTGTTTTGATAATTTGGTGCATCAGTGCTGCATATAAGCAAGACTGttcagttattttgttttatgaatgTATATGGATAACAGACCACTGGTCAGTTACTGTTGTGTAAATCTGAAAAGACACAAGTTTAGTCTAAGAGTTTAGATAAAAGAAAATCTTGATGTGATTGGACATCCAGCTCTGCTCTAATCTCCTCACTTCtccttttttttgtcctttttttttccttttctttgctTACTTCTTTTCTGCTCTGATCTGGATGTCTCAAAACAGGGAAATGTTTTATTATCCAACATTATTGAAATATTTGATAGATCAGCGAGTTATAAAACATGTTCATTACTTGAAATGTTGTGTAATGCTGTTGTgctgcactttattttaagtgcGTTTTCTGATTTTTTGGAATAAAAACATTGAGTTGATAACCAATTTAAATGTCTTTATTGTAGAGGTAGATTTTACCTTCTCTGAATAAGTAATTGTTATTAGGTAACTGATATTAATAAACTtcgatttaaagagatagtttttACCTAATAAGTAGGTGTtgaatatatacataaatgtgaggtattttttacccaatttttgTAGTATTTAATAGCTTTTTACTTCAGATAGTTTATACTCAATATATGGGATTAAATCTACCCAGCCAAAGACGATAGTTTATACTCAATGTATGGGATTAAATATACCCAGCCAAAGTCAATAGTTTATACTCAATATATGGCATTAAATATACCCAGCCAAAGTCGATGCAAATTGTTACCTCAGATTTATTGGGTAAAttctatagattagtttttacagtgtagaggtgattaaagtaaagttaaagagggaacaatccctttaaaagcAAGGTAAAAATTGGGCACATTATTGACATTTGAAAATTTCCTCTTCTTTATGCATTTTATTGAGCACTcctataaacaaaatataaacatttattcattatcattcatttatattatgtGAAAGATAAGCAGATCGGGTTATTGAATCAGTATCAAATGTAATGTCACTTATAAGAATCACCTGGTGTTGTTTGCAGTTCTCTGCAAGATCTTTTTGATGAACTTTGACtctaaatttaaacatttttgtccGGCTCTGTTCTTTAGCGTGACACTGTTCAGATACACCATAGAGTTATTACAAAGGAATACTCACAGACATCCTaaatttaaaactattaattaaaaAGAATAATTTATATACTGTACTTACATAACTTCCAAACGTACAAAGTGGATTTGGATGGAAAATGTCAATCTTCAAAATCAGCCTTGGCTTCACGATGTTGACTCCAACACCCTGACACAAACATCTGTGGGTTCTAGATTGTGCTGGAGGACAACATAAAGACCAGAGTAATAAAGAACAAAGAAAATGACTGTAAAAGGTACAGTAATTTATAAAACATGCAGAAGCAATCTTAGTTTCTTCAATATCAGCAATAGCTAAACTGACAAAGACAAGTAGAGCAGCAACAGTCTTCATAATTGGTCTTTTTGTCTGTGTACTTTCTACCAGTTtgatagtttttgttttattcaggtccatttgacttttttgtttgtGAATTACGCCTCTTTTATCTCATTGGACAAACTGCACTGTCTTCTTCAGTCAGGCTGGAATACAGTGAATTGAGCCACTGCCAGGTCCAGATTAATGATCTATTAGTGATTCACAAACCATCACGCATCAGAGCTTATTTGGAGCAGAAATTTGGCTGGACACATAACATGTCTAAAAAACACCAAAAAgcttgtgaaatcaaaatgtgtaAAAAGGGTCAAAATACAATAGGCAGTTGTCCCTTTAGATTAATggactcaaactcaattcctggagggccgcagctctgcttagtttagctccaactcacaTCTGCCTAATAGTATGTAGTAGTCTTGAacagcttgattagttggattagctgtgtttgattaggattggagcaaaactgtgcaaagctgtggCCCTCAGGAATGCAGATTGAGACCAAAGCTTTAGATAAACGTATTTGAAGGCCTATGTATCACTGCAACagaattttatgtaaaaaatactaACAAACATTACCATATGTCCTTGAAATTCATACAGCTGAATCAgcaattgcaaaaataaataaatcaaataatgttAATAAGTATAGTTGTAGAAAGGATTGAGAGATCTTTGAACGTGTAGGCAACGTAACAATAATAGGCCTTATAGGATGAAGGTTGAATGAGAACTGTTTTGTTATGCTATAATAGTGTAAATGATGCTTTTATCCAAGGaaactctctcacacaaacacaaacacacaccagaaGCAGTGAGAAggatctggctgcagacctggtacAGATAGAAGCTGAGCTGCATGAAATGCTTTTAATGTGCGCACCTAATCCCCTAACCCCTAACTAACCCCACCTCTCACAGAGACGTCACTAGCCCCATTGAGTACATTAGTGTGTTGGAGATTGCATTTCAGAGATTGAGTGTTTCAGCTTGTATATGAAAGCCTGTAGTCAGTCACTTTTGGGGTCGGTGAGCTCCTCAAGGAATAGTTGGGGGTATGATGCAGACCCGTAGCCAAGAGGGGTTCGGGTGGTTAAAAAGACCCACCGCTtaatgacaaaggtccagaatttgatTTGTCCCATATAACCCCCTTGAGACCCCCCCCCCAATTTTTTCCTGTGATTTCTTATATCATTTGGGTTAAAACAtttctacaatttagagtttttacattttgttttgtttttaattttacagcatgacCACAGGACCATATTAGTTAGAAACCACCgacactcagacaacaaaactgtacaggatatgtctgtaaagggatattaatccaatattaatgcaacaaaaacaaaacaaaggccatttgtccttttgtattgaaattcctgaaacagtttagccTGAAAAAAAAGccgaactcaaaaaaaaaaaaaaaagaagtgatgttaatccaaaacaaactcAACATAAAAGCGGTTTAAAACTGATTGTgattctctaattgtctctaattctctgattgtcagactctaaatcagagtcttcCTCAACTATCTTCTAacgaatcctctctgcttcacttctgccccctacaacatgcagtcattaattacattgaGATGGTCCCGGTGTTCACTATAATGGACATTTAAAAAGGataatattttgaaacacaaacaagttaacagctttgaaagctaaatgtattgttcctgacactttaataaacaaatttatatgtaataattatagtaaaaaaatgtaaaaagctcaATTTTATATACCTCTCTCCTACCCatgaaatgtgcttttttgtatgtCAGCCATTTTGAATGCAGAGTAAGAAGTGGTTCCCTAGCATGCCAGCccatcaaatgacatatcactagaaagcccaggatgtcctctgaccAGTTCAACAGGGtttgacagagtagctcaaaaaatCATGAAAACGCAAAgaccactacagaggacacaagttaATGGGCGTGATCTCAGGAGGATATGAGCAAATCTAAATaacatcataaatagtgaaaataacccatacAAAAAGGTTTTAAGTCCTCTGTTGGCGGTCGGTTCGGTGTAACTCAGCTAATTAGTTTTGGCCAGTGCACACAATCGATGAGTTCAACTTCCAGCTGTGTAAGAGGACATACAATCTGAGGTAAGTAAAGTCATATTTTGCTACCGTATTGTGTAgagaaatagagaaaatattttacaaggaacttttattctaaatcttggaccttattcttgaaacaaaaaagacaaatgaAAAGTGTGAAGCACCAAACGTGActaatagtataatatatatatgaataatattttgCCTATTGTTGTTCTTGAATTTTCACATGTACGTTTTGGGTTATGATGAACATCCGACAATCCATTTCAGCTAAAGTAGTActtaaaatatcacaaaaatgcagcatttaaatcCCATAATAAAAATAGTAGCCTAAATGAGGGCTATTACcacaaaaaggtccactttttgaggaaAAAAGAACAACCCCTTTCACCTGGCTGAGACACCTCATCAATGGATGAGAGTGCTGGTTATTTACTCCCCCAGTTATAAACCCTGCTACTACTCAAACCTGCGACCTTTGGATCGAGAAGATATAGAGAAGTCCAACTCCCTAAACATTAGGGTATGGCTGGCCAACTTCTCTCTGTGTGTATAGAAGAGTGTGTTATGTTGTAAGTCAGAGTAAAATAAAGTCTGTAATAATGCTTGAAAGAGTGAGTTTAGAACTGACTGTGTCTGCCTCCTTATTCAGATTGCACACCTTGTGAATAAAAAAAGCAAGCAAAGAATAAGTCACACTTAATGACCAAATTATCTGGAACTAATGGCTAAAGATGCTATTGTGCAGATGTAAATGGGGCAAAAGGTACAGCTGTG
This window encodes:
- the LOC141385576 gene encoding uncharacterized protein, with the translated sequence MAVQLRVILEEHNIQKLKLPTGIPNTLEDLVSIITATFQLHGEIGLLYQDSNFDNQFFSVTSTADLHDKATVKVILKEPTITLDLHPVFESSTLSTVSTHPASTAETDICPADHDASSEVSNCESSSSSDTIILPDSCRSAAWPVPFQVPEFSRDIELILAEANNSYHATGRHFMDASIKSAIMQELAKVIFSYTAYPTNEQILSVAEALVSKFPCLREPGSFAGLYGWQQRIKNKMHNYRAKLRSRKYSYPEIEINTLKRKHPADVGSLKNIKKAKKAEVNYLPPHPTGESQETLEKERLELICEITKKNNAKIIADKMNKTFSSRRIEVVSLSPSVDVFKERWPALFTEAQIKEEFRRITTVSLEETFLRKLDEYTPGLLRLMRAKGGAAGCKMRPLLDSLNTQNIEEKRDAVVCCLINYLGERQEDLFHEWQECEEYTDKTMKVIVKHNVMAEEDDLSIVIEGNQVMEGCGSRTKACILLMGLIYAINIEYPKELKNTFEAFQKLFLEIDGAKLLKKVHSLKNKLMQ